One segment of Daphnia magna isolate NIES linkage group LG2, ASM2063170v1.1, whole genome shotgun sequence DNA contains the following:
- the LOC116917046 gene encoding probable G-protein coupled receptor 158, translated as MESSTNYSSQMQPVSVLSPSLERVTHQTNKIMISCNSSSGALLDGCSPIAASNNNHQPDQQQQQLYDHLLRTIAISIQAACMLVALLLAFLVFRYRKYKAIAGSAWILLELMLIGALLLYSIVVVRYFESSADLCLLEPWLRELGFTCCYGTIVLKIYRLLVEFRTRKAHRWVVREKDLLKYWAVMITCVSVYLASGTISTLEHSDHNEHSIWKVWDHSAAAAASADQSAMMDAVAFPSASSSNHSRSTHLLFPKSIKGTGETNSGRVGVRVRVDGSRNSNASFLLQKARVLRRGTVLGGFIDPSHSNVAATGHDDVDALRRSILTDTTTETFAQTDFDADNDTRITASVSAEANQWNNATNKTDVIPNCDVNATPDGGHTGGNSLLYTRFQVDSGSYFTVCRQLWWHYVNMAGEFLFLLCGLYISSNARNAASHHGEKLCLFLAILVEFCASVAYTVLSRIAWITDYPDHLFLLEFARSQLATTLVLIIIFGPKIFFICRQSSNKDLQRMQHQTSQIECGIGVPGDLLERGQSAPCGDSNMFKNNPADGDGAGTDAPAMISANGEVDLGNVDLSQMDPEVIREELKRVYTQLHVLKMKTLRKDNPHISKRRGGRKPPHRRFSLQRSRVQREKSKSSRTVRKPENVEETGVEESVCSLDGPSGVHPLQLTQQQPHHATETTDLLPTEIPPVSTLTASSKTLK; from the exons ATGGAGTCGTCGACGAATTATTCCAGTCAAATGCAACCAGTTTCGGTTCTGTCACCATCTCTCGAACGTGTCACGCATCAAACAAACAA GATAATGATCTCGTGCAACAGCAGCAGCGGGGCGCTGCTCGACGGTTGTTCGCCAATAGCCGCGTCCAACAACAACCATCAACCagatcaacaacaacaacaactataCGACCATCTGTTACGGACGATTGCCATCTCTATCCAGGCGGCTTGTATGCTCGTCGCTCTTCTCTTGGCTTTTCTCGTTTTCCGTTACCGCAAATACAAG GCTATTGCTGGATCAGCTTGGATTCTGCTGGAATTAATGCTCATCGGTGCGCTGCTTCTCTATTCCATC GTAGTGGTACGCTACTTTGAATCGTCAGCCGATCTTTGTCTGCTGGAGCCTTGGCTACGTGAACTCGGATTCACCTGTTGCTATGGCACAATCGTCTTGAAGATATATCG ACTCTTGGTGGAATTCCGGACGCGTAAAGCCCATCGTTGGGTTGTGCGCGAAAAGGACCTGCTCAAATACTGGGCGGTGATGATCACCTGCGTCAGCGTCTATTTGGCTTCCGGTACCATCTCCACATTGGAACACAGCGATCACAACGAGCACTCGATTTGGAAAGTATGGGATCATagcgctgctgctgctgctagtGCAGATCAATCGGCGATGATGGATGCGGTTGCTTTTCCATCGGCGTCATCGTCGAACCACTCGCGTTCCACTCATCTGCTTTTCCCCAAGAGTATCAAAGGCACCGGAGAGACGAACAGCGGCCGAGTCGGCGTGAGAGTCCGTGTCGACGGCTCCCGCAACAGCAACGCATCGTTTCTCCTACAAAAGGCTCGTGTGCTGAGACGCGGCACGGTGCTGGGCGGATTCATCGATCCATCACACTCGAATGTAGCTGCGACTGGTCACGACGACGTTGACGCTCTTCGTCGTTCGATCCTCACCGATACGACGACCGAGACTTTTGCTCAGACTGATTTCGATGCAGATAACGATACCCGTATCACTGCTAGCGTATCTGCTGAAGCCAATCAGTGGAACAACGCGACGAACAAGACTGACGTCATTCCCAATTGCGATGTCAACGCTACGCCAGACGGTGGCCATACCGGCGGTAACAGTTTGCTCTACACTCGATTTCAAGTCGATTCCGGTTCTTACTTTACCGTTTGTCGCCAATTGTGGTGGCATTACGTCAACATGGCAG GtgaattcctttttttgctGTGCGGCTTGTACATAAGTTCGAACGCGCGCAACGCCGCCAGCCATCACGGCGAAAAACTCTG TCTTTTCCTGGCAATTTTGGTGGAATTTTGCGCCTCTGTCGCCTACACAGTTCTCAGTCGCATCGCCTGGATCACTGATTATCCAGATCATCTCTTCTTATTGGAATTTGCCCGCAGTCAGTTAGCCACGACCCTTGTTCTCATCATCATTTTCGGACCGAAA ATCTTCTTCATCTGCCGCCAATCGTCCAACAAGGATCTTCAAAGGATGCAACATCAAACTAGTCAAATAGAATGTGGAATTGGTGTGCCCGGCGACTTGCTCGAACGCGGTCAGTCTGCTCCTTGCGGGGATTCAaacatgtttaaaaataatccAGCCGACGGTGATGGAGCCGGAACTGATGCGCCGGCCATGATCTCGGCCAATGGGGAAGTCGATCTCGGCAATGTTGACCTGTCACAAATGGACCCTGAAGTCATTCGA GAAGAGCTCAAAAGGGTCTACACTCAATTGCACGTTCTTAAAATGAAGACGCTGCGCAAAGACAATCCGCACATCAGCAAAAGACGGGGTGGCCGCAAACCTCCTCATCGGCGGTTTTCTTTGCAg AGAAGTCGAGTTCAACGAGAAAAG AGCAAAAGTAGTAGGACCGTAAGGAAACCGGAAAATGTGGAGGAAACCGGCGTCGAAGAATCCGTTTGTAGCCTCGACGGGCCCAGTGGCGTTCATCCTCTGCAGCTGACACAACAGCAGCCCCATCACGCAACTGAAACTACCGACCTCTTGCCAACCGAAATCCCTCCCGTTTCAACATTAACCGCCAGCAGCAAGACTTTGAAATGA
- the LOC116916449 gene encoding uncharacterized protein LOC116916449, producing the protein MPRAKRNVKTLLETCLQNVTRNIEEWCKHYVETYGKEKKLYLYVIGPFDPLPSRLLVRIIDILRDEKRLKKHHLELLITQQLNALDLSKEGDEIACHLRLASIRCPQLKTLKLNGCQKISKQVYQNFLPTFENLQVLDISNTSSGDSCLYVLGAYCKDLRELDVTSCPVTDAGIKGLCLSIDDLGKEDKRLGQCKLIHKLMVSYTKVTQKGIIIALENLPILKVFECCSSVQALAEMHLAPYEDNIPDIKKYSLIDLHCTNESFCTPYKSGSLGLASLLCSSVMKVRIVTQEGLTDIDLLGLLSLENMREFSLGGGEECEITFDGGVAPILEAFGNSLTSLTLAELPCVNIRAITEYCPNLRFLFLVMNHSYTMAWPEEERRPFSPKPIKTEPILMKLESLHLVCVSHLRSTSVIPSESLPSLLSSPQLVHLYVKDCVTLTDEVLKKAANHFQNMEHLELEQCNSITKLGVDSVMNDSNPLRVIKLWECRSLSRQNVCDWNKKANKKKWQVSIEWS; encoded by the exons ATGCCGCgagcaaaaagaaatgtcaaaaCATTATTGGAAACTTGTCTACAAAACGTGACACGCAACATAGAGGAGTGGTGCAAGCATTACGTCGAGACCTacggcaaagaaaagaaactgtACCTCTATGTCATTGGTCCATTTGATCCATTGC CCTCTAGACTATTGGTTCGGATAATTGACATTCTAAGAGATGAGAAGCGATTAAAGAAGCATCACTTGGAGCTCTTAATTACTCAACAACTCAATGCCTTGGATCTTTCCAAGGAGGGAGATGAAATTGCTTGTCATCTCCGTCTTGCATCAATCAGATGCCCA CAACTgaaaactttaaaattaaatggctGTCAGAAAATCTCCAAACAAGTTTACCAGAATTTCCTCCCTACTTTCGAAAATTTACAAGTATTAGACATTTCAAACACTAGTTCAGGTGACAGTTGCTTGTATGTCCTTGGGGCTTACTGCAAAGACTTGAG agAATTGGATGTGACCAGTTGTCCAGTGACAGATGCTGGTATTAAAGGACTGTGTCTCAGCATTGACGATCTTGGAAAGGAAGATAAAAGACTGGGACAATGTAAATTAATTCACAAATTGATGGTCAGCTACACCAAAGTTACTCAAAAGGGCATCATAATTGCTCTTGAAAACCTACCTATTTTAAAGGTCTTTGAATGTTGTTCTTCTGTCCAAGCTTTGGCAGAAATGCACCTAGCACCGTACGAAGACAACATCccagacataaaaaaatattcgCTGATTGACTTACATTGCACAAACGAATCTTTCTGTACACCATATAAGAGTGGTAGTCTGGGACTAGCTTCGTTACTCTGCTCGTCTGTCATGAAAGTGCGGATTGTGACGCAAGAAGGATTGACTGACATTGATTTACTTGGACTTCTCTCACTGGAAAATATGCGTGAATTCAGCCTCGGAGGAGGTGAAGAGTGTGAAATAACGTTTGACGGTGGTGTGGCGCCCATTCTGGAAGCATTCGGAAACTCTCTAACCTCCCTGACATTGGCGGAACTTCCCTGCGTCAACATTCGAGCCATCACCGAGTATTGCCCTAACCTTCGCTTTCTGTTCCTGGTGATGAATCATTCGTATACGATGGCCTGGCCAGAAGAAGAGCGGAGGCCATTCAGCCCGAAACCGATCAAAACAGAGCCAATATTGATGAAACTCGAGTCATTGCATCTTGTCTGCGTTTCTCATCTTCGGTCAACGTCTGTTATTCCGTCCGAAAGCCTTCCTTCTCTTTTATCATCACCGCAACTTGTGCATCTTTATGTTAAAGACTGCGTTACGCTCACTGACGAGGTTCTCAAAAAGGCAGCCAATCATTTCCAAAACATGGAGCATTTGGAATTAGAGCAATGCAATTCGATAACAAAATTAGGAGTTGATTCAGTCATGAACGACAGCAATCCTCTCAGAGTGATCAAACTATGGGAATGTCGATCTCTGTCGCGTCAAAATGTTTGCGATTGGAACAAAAAAGCTAATAAGAAGAAATGGCAAGTATCGATTGAATGGAGCTAA